One region of Halomicrobium sp. LC1Hm genomic DNA includes:
- a CDS encoding protein translocase SEC61 complex subunit gamma: MDVPYDLTSYVRVLKLASTPSWEEFSRVALIAGAGIVLVGLIGFVIFVLMSVVPGSTPA; this comes from the coding sequence ATGGACGTACCCTACGATCTCACCTCGTACGTGCGGGTGCTCAAGCTCGCCAGCACGCCCTCCTGGGAGGAGTTCTCCAGGGTCGCCCTCATCGCGGGGGCTGGCATCGTACTCGTCGGACTCATCGGATTCGTCATCTTCGTGTTGATGTCGGTCGTCCCCGGCTCTACGCCAGCGTGA
- a CDS encoding D-aminoacyl-tRNA deacylase has translation MLAVVVSRSDSASEHVGEQLLDLVEWTETVDEELPDGDGGGTVYRRDGVELRTFDAIHLDLESVATAFDDPDLLVFASRHASETGPLLTAHHTGNFGPAEFGGADGVLARACPNAHRRVVEALESFAPEGYEAGMEATHHGPSVVGAPSMFVEVGSDEPQWDDADAARAVARAILALEDTEPDTPRENGTRRHLVGFGGGHYAPRFERVLRETDWAIGHVGADWALDAMGDPRDNRTVIERAFEESRADYALLEAERPALRETIEALGYRVVDETWVRETSGVSLGLVDRLEAAIGPIDDGLRCGEPARTHDADFVVWDPSGELLARASGIDRERTRAVVAETALAFDTEQNGTEVVGPVALPAPDDREPIVEGLTAVLAQSYDEVVRDGDCLRARETAFDPSLARECGVPEGPKFGQLSAGHSVEVDGETVDPADVVRERVDEFELPEVRSA, from the coding sequence ATGCTCGCCGTCGTCGTCTCGCGGTCGGACTCGGCCTCCGAACACGTGGGCGAACAGCTGCTCGATCTGGTCGAGTGGACAGAGACGGTCGACGAAGAGCTGCCAGACGGCGACGGTGGCGGCACTGTCTACCGTCGGGACGGGGTCGAACTCCGAACGTTCGACGCGATCCACCTCGACCTCGAATCGGTCGCGACGGCCTTCGACGACCCCGACCTGCTCGTCTTCGCGTCGCGCCACGCCAGTGAGACGGGGCCGCTCCTGACCGCACATCACACGGGCAACTTCGGGCCGGCAGAGTTCGGCGGCGCGGACGGCGTCCTCGCCCGTGCCTGCCCGAACGCACACCGCAGGGTCGTCGAGGCGCTCGAATCGTTCGCGCCCGAGGGCTACGAGGCGGGGATGGAGGCGACCCACCACGGCCCAAGCGTCGTCGGCGCTCCCTCGATGTTCGTCGAAGTCGGGAGCGACGAGCCCCAGTGGGACGACGCCGACGCCGCGCGGGCGGTCGCGCGGGCGATCCTCGCGCTGGAAGACACCGAGCCCGACACACCACGAGAGAACGGGACGCGTCGCCACCTCGTGGGCTTTGGCGGGGGCCACTACGCGCCCAGGTTCGAGCGCGTCCTGCGCGAGACCGACTGGGCGATCGGCCACGTCGGTGCCGACTGGGCGCTGGACGCGATGGGCGATCCACGGGACAACCGGACCGTGATCGAGCGGGCCTTCGAGGAGAGCCGCGCCGACTACGCACTGCTGGAGGCCGAGCGACCGGCACTGCGTGAGACGATCGAAGCCCTCGGCTATCGGGTCGTCGACGAGACGTGGGTCCGCGAGACCAGCGGCGTCTCGCTGGGACTGGTCGACCGACTGGAAGCCGCCATCGGACCCATCGACGACGGCCTCCGGTGTGGCGAGCCCGCGAGAACCCACGACGCTGACTTCGTCGTCTGGGACCCGTCTGGGGAGTTGCTGGCCAGAGCGAGCGGGATCGACCGGGAACGGACCCGAGCGGTCGTCGCCGAGACGGCGCTGGCGTTCGACACCGAACAGAACGGGACCGAAGTCGTCGGCCCCGTGGCGCTGCCAGCGCCCGACGACCGCGAGCCTATCGTCGAGGGGCTCACTGCGGTCCTGGCACAGTCGTACGACGAGGTCGTTCGGGACGGCGATTGCCTCCGGGCGCGCGAAACGGCCTTCGATCCGTCGCTGGCCCGCGAGTGCGGCGTGCCCGAAGGCCCGAAGTTCGGCCAGCTTTCGGCCGGCCACTCGGTCGAGGTCGACGGCGAGACCGTCGACCCCGCGGACGTGGTCCGGGAGCGCGTCGACGAGTTCGAACTCCCAGAAGTACGGTCTGCGTAA
- a CDS encoding metal-dependent hydrolase yields the protein MNKRGHVLNAALLSIGLGYVLEPSGDVVTFVTIAEVSAPVVLGALFPDVDTAFGRHRKTLHNLPVLAIFVAYQIYFSNLQWVWLGVLTHYALDYFGSRRGIALFYPLSDQEYGSPTGVTTSSDRAEIVTVAVTAFEVVVAIVLVHVLPQYVPAEAMQIVGLAAP from the coding sequence ATGAACAAACGCGGGCACGTGTTGAACGCGGCCCTGTTGAGTATCGGACTGGGGTACGTCCTCGAACCCTCCGGTGACGTGGTGACGTTCGTCACGATCGCCGAGGTGTCCGCGCCGGTCGTCCTCGGCGCGCTCTTTCCCGACGTGGACACGGCCTTCGGCCGCCACCGCAAGACGCTGCACAACCTCCCGGTGCTCGCGATCTTCGTCGCGTATCAGATCTACTTCTCGAACCTCCAGTGGGTCTGGCTCGGCGTTTTGACCCACTACGCGCTGGACTACTTCGGCTCTCGGCGGGGGATCGCGCTGTTCTATCCGCTGTCGGACCAGGAGTACGGATCGCCCACCGGCGTCACAACCTCCAGCGACCGCGCCGAGATCGTCACCGTCGCGGTGACTGCCTTCGAGGTCGTCGTCGCGATCGTCCTCGTCCACGTCCTCCCGCAGTACGTGCCGGCCGAGGCGATGCAGATCGTCGGCCTGGCGGCCCCCTAG
- a CDS encoding PHP-associated domain-containing protein, translating to MHVKVLDERVVERAKARGLDALVYAPHFTRLPEIESRAAQFSDDELTVVPARELFTGNWQQRRHVLAVGLSDPVPDFLTLEGTMEELKRQNAAALVPHPGFLNVSLTREEIRAHRDQIDAVEVYNPKHWPHHNRRAEALASDFDIDPFTSSYAHVRGTVGEAWVTFEREIDDADDLVGALREEAPRQVFHRDGLGHRLRCGVEFCHLGYENSWAKVDRLLLQGTEPTHPNHVAYGGRFDDVKVY from the coding sequence ATGCACGTGAAAGTGCTCGACGAACGCGTCGTCGAGCGGGCGAAAGCGCGCGGACTGGACGCACTCGTCTACGCACCGCACTTCACACGGCTCCCAGAGATCGAATCCCGAGCGGCGCAGTTCTCCGACGACGAGCTGACCGTCGTCCCGGCCAGAGAGCTGTTCACCGGCAACTGGCAACAGCGCCGCCACGTCCTCGCCGTCGGGCTCTCCGATCCGGTGCCCGACTTTCTCACCCTGGAGGGGACGATGGAGGAACTGAAGCGCCAGAACGCCGCCGCGCTCGTTCCCCATCCCGGCTTTCTCAACGTCAGTCTCACGCGCGAGGAAATCAGAGCACACCGCGACCAGATCGACGCCGTCGAGGTGTACAACCCGAAGCACTGGCCCCACCACAACCGCCGGGCGGAGGCGCTGGCGAGTGACTTCGATATCGACCCGTTCACGTCGTCGTACGCCCACGTCAGGGGCACCGTCGGCGAGGCCTGGGTCACCTTCGAGCGCGAGATCGACGACGCCGACGATCTCGTCGGGGCGCTCCGCGAGGAGGCTCCCAGACAGGTGTTTCATCGGGACGGGCTCGGGCATCGGCTCCGCTGTGGCGTGGAGTTTTGCCACCTCGGCTACGAGAACAGCTGGGCGAAAGTCGATCGCCTCCTGTTGCAGGGAACGGAGCCGACCCACCCGAACCACGTCGCCTACGGCGGTCGGTTCGACGACGTGAAGGTGTACTAG
- a CDS encoding ABC transporter permease subunit: MALPRWFPIARNEAYALLTAKGPWLLALLLVGWAYRPQYLAWDELGRNMTVAFVQSAGSVLLPLGVLLLSYRSIVEERDSGSLKFLLGLPVTRTDILVGKVLGRSAGLAVPFIVAAVVLGLLGAVRFGLFSPLLFLGVTLVTLLYVLTLVSVATAVSAVTTSTVRATALVFGGFYLLLTVFWKTIASGPVYGALTGSAADPYAAPADGLLFVLLRLTPERAYGVVTNWLLGVGNSGAGYSVVLTKLQPESNVNAFVVDAAFGQTTAPASLHEALGLVVLVAWCVVPLALARYRFERGDLA, encoded by the coding sequence ATGGCCCTCCCACGATGGTTCCCGATCGCTCGCAACGAGGCGTACGCGCTTCTCACTGCCAAAGGTCCCTGGTTACTGGCCCTCCTCCTCGTCGGCTGGGCGTACCGCCCGCAGTATCTCGCCTGGGACGAACTCGGCCGGAACATGACGGTCGCCTTCGTCCAGTCGGCTGGGAGCGTGCTCCTCCCACTCGGCGTGTTGCTGCTGAGCTACCGCTCGATCGTCGAGGAACGAGACTCGGGCAGCCTGAAGTTCCTGCTGGGGCTGCCGGTGACTCGCACCGACATCCTCGTCGGGAAGGTCCTCGGGCGGAGTGCCGGCCTCGCGGTCCCGTTCATCGTGGCCGCGGTCGTCCTGGGGCTGCTCGGAGCCGTTCGCTTCGGGCTCTTCTCGCCGCTGCTCTTTCTCGGAGTCACGCTCGTCACGCTGCTGTACGTCCTCACGCTCGTCTCGGTCGCCACGGCGGTGTCGGCGGTGACGACCAGCACGGTCCGCGCGACAGCGCTGGTCTTTGGCGGTTTCTATCTCTTGCTCACAGTGTTCTGGAAGACGATCGCGAGCGGTCCCGTCTACGGCGCGCTCACCGGCAGTGCCGCCGATCCCTACGCCGCGCCGGCCGACGGACTCCTGTTCGTCTTGCTCCGTCTCACTCCGGAACGCGCCTACGGCGTCGTGACGAACTGGCTCCTCGGCGTCGGCAACTCCGGCGCGGGCTACAGTGTGGTCCTGACCAAGCTCCAGCCAGAATCGAACGTCAACGCGTTCGTCGTCGACGCGGCGTTCGGACAGACCACGGCACCGGCCTCCCTCCACGAAGCGCTCGGGCTCGTCGTGCTTGTGGCCTGGTGTGTCGTACCGCTGGCACTGGCTCGCTATCGCTTCGAACGGGGTGATCTCGCGTGA
- a CDS encoding sodium:calcium antiporter codes for MVLFVYNTLVGVGLLAGSVVHLGTLPEVALTGVAVLGASFLLAWGAETAEKDVPRAFAIAVLAVLAVAPEYAVDALYAWNAGAGGATTEACNALSPAAIEAGETALAGACHDANLAVANMTGANRILIGIGWAGIAVFTVWRAFETKDPAVQDREGWLGDSVQLDTDIATEITFLFAATVWAFLVPLGGGIDILDTVVLVGLYVAYIALILKSDIEQGEEHVGVPRYLQQWPLPWRPLSVIVLFVYSGVVIFTAVEPFAHGLEQIGIDNGIPQFFMIQWVAPLASESPELIVVAVLVNKARSTAGFNALISSKLNQWTLLIGTLSVVFSISYGAYGVLPFDAKQAAEIWITAAQSYFALAILSNFEISIREALVLFGLFISQVILEFVLIREWLALPVDSYELLLVYTAVYMVAGTALLIKRRKSVQLLFGLTADAVRDATDRETVHEEFAD; via the coding sequence ATGGTGCTGTTCGTCTACAACACGCTGGTCGGCGTCGGTCTGCTTGCCGGCAGCGTCGTCCACCTCGGCACCCTCCCGGAGGTCGCTCTGACGGGGGTCGCCGTCCTCGGTGCGTCCTTCCTGCTGGCGTGGGGTGCCGAGACGGCGGAGAAAGACGTGCCGCGTGCCTTCGCCATCGCCGTCCTCGCGGTGCTGGCCGTCGCCCCGGAGTACGCCGTCGACGCGCTGTACGCCTGGAACGCCGGTGCCGGTGGCGCGACGACCGAGGCCTGTAACGCGCTCTCACCGGCCGCTATCGAGGCCGGCGAGACGGCGCTTGCGGGAGCCTGCCACGACGCCAACCTCGCCGTGGCCAACATGACCGGCGCGAACCGCATCCTCATCGGGATCGGCTGGGCCGGGATCGCCGTGTTCACGGTCTGGCGGGCCTTCGAGACGAAAGATCCCGCCGTCCAGGACCGCGAGGGATGGCTCGGCGACTCGGTCCAGCTCGACACCGACATCGCGACCGAGATCACGTTCCTCTTTGCCGCGACGGTCTGGGCCTTCCTGGTGCCACTGGGCGGCGGCATCGACATCCTCGATACGGTCGTCCTCGTGGGGCTCTACGTCGCCTACATCGCGTTGATCCTCAAGTCCGACATCGAACAGGGCGAGGAACACGTCGGCGTCCCCAGGTACCTCCAGCAGTGGCCGCTGCCGTGGCGACCCCTGTCCGTGATCGTGCTGTTCGTCTACTCCGGCGTCGTGATCTTCACGGCCGTCGAGCCGTTCGCCCACGGGCTCGAACAGATCGGGATCGACAACGGGATCCCGCAGTTCTTCATGATCCAGTGGGTCGCCCCCCTGGCCAGCGAGTCGCCGGAGCTGATCGTCGTCGCGGTGCTGGTCAACAAGGCCCGCTCGACGGCCGGCTTCAACGCCCTGATCTCCTCGAAGCTCAACCAGTGGACGCTGCTGATCGGGACTCTCTCGGTCGTGTTCTCGATCTCGTACGGGGCCTACGGCGTCCTGCCGTTCGACGCGAAGCAGGCCGCCGAAATCTGGATCACCGCCGCCCAGTCGTACTTCGCGCTGGCGATCCTCAGTAACTTCGAGATCAGCATTCGCGAGGCGCTCGTCCTCTTTGGCCTGTTCATCTCGCAGGTAATCTTGGAGTTCGTCCTGATCCGCGAGTGGCTGGCTCTGCCCGTCGACAGCTACGAACTCCTGCTGGTCTACACTGCGGTCTACATGGTCGCCGGGACGGCGCTGCTGATCAAGCGTCGCAAGTCGGTGCAGTTGCTGTTCGGGTTGACCGCCGACGCGGTCCGTGACGCGACAGACCGTGAGACCGTCCACGAGGAGTTCGCGGACTGA
- a CDS encoding DUF4332 domain-containing protein translates to MGLLQKLKSALGLDASGSPSAGANAPQDVDVTVEREPSTESEDAVKGTDTDTAGATHDADGTTESETVGEQADADDETEATATPSTEQSDDAPSVENDAPVTEIKGIGPAYAERLENAGISTVSELAAADADELGEATDLSPNRVSGWIEQANSF, encoded by the coding sequence ATGGGTCTGTTGCAGAAACTGAAATCGGCACTCGGGCTCGACGCTTCGGGGTCGCCGTCCGCCGGGGCCAACGCTCCCCAGGACGTCGACGTGACCGTCGAGCGCGAGCCGTCGACGGAGTCGGAGGACGCCGTCAAGGGGACCGACACTGACACCGCAGGGGCAACGCACGACGCGGACGGGACTACCGAGTCCGAGACCGTCGGCGAGCAGGCCGACGCGGACGACGAAACCGAAGCGACTGCGACGCCCTCCACGGAGCAGTCCGACGACGCGCCGTCGGTCGAGAACGACGCGCCGGTCACCGAGATCAAAGGGATCGGACCGGCCTACGCGGAGCGACTGGAGAACGCCGGAATCTCGACCGTCTCGGAGCTCGCGGCGGCCGACGCCGACGAACTGGGCGAGGCCACCGACCTCTCACCCAACAGAGTCTCCGGGTGGATCGAACAGGCGAACTCCTTTTGA
- a CDS encoding ABC transporter ATP-binding protein translates to MTPPAIETDGLTKQYGDSTALSELDLTVERGEVYGFLGPNGAGKSTTINLLLNYIKPTAGTARVLGHDPWNDVVACHQRVGICPDRFDTYDDLSARRHLELVIDTKRADDTPRSLLERVGLVDAIDKPAGEFSQGMEQRLALAMSLVGDPDLLVLDEPFTGLDPHGASLVRAVVDAESERGATVFFSSHVLGQVELVCDRVGILHRGRLVAEGSLAELRDRCDLSADATIEAVFMELTGDSVRTGEVSE, encoded by the coding sequence GTGACGCCGCCCGCCATCGAAACGGACGGCCTCACGAAGCAGTACGGCGACTCGACGGCGCTCTCAGAGCTGGACCTGACCGTCGAGCGAGGCGAGGTGTACGGCTTTCTGGGACCCAACGGTGCCGGCAAGTCGACGACGATCAACCTCCTGTTGAACTACATCAAGCCCACCGCGGGCACAGCGCGGGTCCTCGGCCACGATCCGTGGAACGACGTGGTCGCCTGCCACCAGCGGGTCGGCATCTGCCCGGATCGGTTCGACACCTACGACGATCTCTCGGCGCGACGCCACCTCGAACTCGTCATCGACACGAAGCGCGCCGACGACACGCCGCGATCGCTGCTCGAACGCGTCGGGCTGGTCGACGCCATCGACAAGCCCGCCGGTGAGTTCTCCCAGGGGATGGAACAGCGGCTGGCCCTCGCGATGAGTCTCGTCGGCGACCCCGACCTCCTCGTGCTCGACGAACCCTTCACCGGGCTCGATCCCCACGGGGCGTCCCTCGTTCGAGCGGTCGTCGACGCCGAATCCGAACGCGGCGCGACGGTGTTTTTCTCCAGTCACGTGCTCGGACAGGTCGAACTGGTCTGTGATCGCGTCGGCATCCTCCACCGGGGCCGCCTCGTCGCGGAGGGGTCGCTGGCCGAACTCCGAGACCGATGTGATCTGTCGGCCGACGCGACCATCGAAGCGGTGTTTATGGAACTCACCGGCGACTCCGTTCGCACGGGGGAGGTGAGCGAATGA
- a CDS encoding shikimate dehydrogenase has translation MDVFGLIGNPVGHSLSPPMHEAAYEQLDMDARYVTFEPDEDAAAAAIQSARTLGVTGLNVTIPFKQAAFEAVDPDPLAQRIGAVNTVDLTGDEPRGYNTDAVGAVRALRRHDVALDGTAVVVGAGGAGRAVAFGLADEGMSVRIANRTVERAHDLAADVPGATGHGLDELHDTVADADVLVNCTSVGMDEDATPVPADALHGDLSVLDAVYSPIETRLLRAADAAGATTVDGAWMLLFQGVEAFERWTGVSAPVAAMNDALRDRL, from the coding sequence ATGGACGTGTTCGGTCTGATCGGGAACCCGGTGGGTCACTCGCTGTCGCCGCCGATGCACGAAGCGGCCTACGAACAGCTCGACATGGACGCTCGCTACGTCACCTTCGAGCCGGACGAAGACGCGGCCGCCGCCGCCATCCAGAGCGCCCGGACGCTGGGAGTCACGGGGCTGAACGTCACGATCCCGTTCAAGCAGGCGGCCTTCGAGGCCGTCGACCCGGATCCGCTGGCCCAGCGGATCGGCGCGGTCAACACGGTCGATCTGACCGGCGACGAGCCACGCGGCTACAACACGGACGCCGTCGGTGCCGTGCGCGCGCTCCGCCGTCACGACGTGGCCCTCGACGGCACCGCAGTCGTGGTCGGCGCGGGCGGTGCCGGTCGGGCGGTCGCGTTCGGGCTGGCCGACGAGGGGATGTCCGTCCGGATCGCCAACCGGACCGTCGAGCGCGCTCACGACCTCGCCGCGGACGTGCCGGGGGCGACCGGCCACGGACTCGACGAACTGCACGACACCGTCGCCGACGCGGACGTGCTGGTCAACTGTACCAGCGTCGGGATGGACGAGGACGCGACCCCGGTGCCGGCCGACGCCCTCCACGGCGATCTGTCCGTCCTCGACGCCGTCTACTCGCCGATCGAGACGCGACTGCTCCGGGCGGCCGACGCCGCCGGTGCGACGACCGTCGACGGCGCGTGGATGCTCCTGTTCCAGGGCGTCGAAGCGTTCGAGCGCTGGACCGGTGTGTCCGCACCGGTCGCGGCGATGAACGACGCACTCCGGGATCGCCTGTGA
- a CDS encoding transcription elongation factor Spt5 — MGIYAVKTTASQERTVADMIISREEESIHAALAPDSLTSYVMVEADDASVFERILDEIPHANGVVPGESSLSEVEHFLSPKPDVEGIAEGDIVELIAGPFKGEKAQVQRIDEGKDQVTVELYEATVPIPVTVRGDQIRVLDSEER; from the coding sequence ATGGGAATCTACGCAGTCAAAACCACGGCCAGTCAGGAGCGCACCGTCGCAGATATGATCATCAGCCGCGAGGAGGAGTCGATCCACGCCGCCCTCGCGCCGGACTCGCTGACCAGCTACGTCATGGTCGAGGCCGACGACGCCAGCGTCTTCGAGCGGATCTTAGACGAGATCCCCCACGCCAACGGCGTCGTCCCCGGCGAGTCCTCGCTGTCGGAGGTCGAGCACTTCCTCTCGCCGAAACCCGACGTGGAGGGGATCGCCGAGGGCGACATCGTCGAACTCATCGCCGGCCCGTTCAAAGGCGAGAAGGCCCAGGTCCAGCGCATCGACGAGGGCAAAGACCAGGTCACCGTCGAGCTGTACGAGGCGACGGTCCCGATTCCCGTGACGGTTCGCGGGGACCAGATTCGCGTGCTCGACTCCGAAGAGCGGTAA
- the ftsZ gene encoding cell division protein FtsZ, giving the protein MDSIIDDAIDEAEEERDGGDPASEGPDQDQSSTTPDATNTSGTMTDEELADVVKDLETKITVVGCGGAGGNTVTRMMEEGIHGAKLVAANTDAQHLADEVKADTKILIGKKRTGGRGAGSVPKIGEEAAQENIEDIQQSIDGSDMVFVTAGLGGGTGTGAAPVVAQAAQESDALTISIVTIPFTAEGERRRANADAGLERLRAVSDTVIVVPNDRLLDYAPSMPLQDAFKICDRVLMRSVKGMTELITKPGLVNVDFADVRTIMENGGVAMIGLGESDSENKAQDSIRSALRSPLLDVEFDGANSALVNVVGGPDMSIEEAEGVVEEIYDRIDPDARIIWGASVNQEFEGKMETMIVVTGVESPQIYGQSEAEREKAAQQLGEDIDYVE; this is encoded by the coding sequence ATGGACTCCATAATCGACGACGCAATCGACGAGGCCGAGGAGGAGCGGGACGGAGGCGATCCCGCTTCTGAGGGGCCCGACCAGGACCAGAGTTCGACCACGCCAGACGCCACGAACACGTCTGGGACGATGACCGACGAAGAGCTGGCCGACGTGGTCAAGGACCTCGAAACCAAGATCACCGTCGTCGGCTGTGGGGGCGCGGGCGGCAACACGGTTACCCGAATGATGGAAGAGGGGATCCACGGCGCGAAGCTCGTGGCCGCCAACACCGACGCCCAGCACCTCGCCGACGAGGTCAAGGCCGACACGAAGATCCTCATCGGCAAGAAGCGCACCGGCGGCCGCGGTGCCGGCTCGGTCCCGAAGATCGGCGAGGAGGCCGCCCAGGAGAACATCGAAGACATCCAGCAGTCCATCGACGGCTCTGACATGGTGTTCGTCACCGCTGGACTGGGTGGCGGGACCGGGACCGGTGCCGCCCCCGTCGTCGCACAGGCCGCACAGGAGTCCGACGCGCTGACGATCTCGATCGTCACCATCCCGTTCACTGCAGAGGGCGAGCGACGCCGCGCCAACGCCGACGCCGGCCTCGAACGCCTCCGTGCCGTCTCCGACACCGTCATCGTCGTCCCCAACGACCGCCTGCTCGACTACGCTCCCTCCATGCCGCTGCAGGACGCGTTCAAGATCTGTGACCGCGTGCTGATGCGCTCGGTCAAGGGGATGACCGAACTGATCACCAAGCCCGGCCTCGTCAACGTCGACTTCGCCGACGTTCGCACCATCATGGAGAACGGCGGCGTCGCGATGATCGGCCTCGGGGAGTCCGACAGCGAGAACAAGGCCCAGGACTCGATCCGCTCGGCGCTTCGCTCGCCGCTGCTGGACGTGGAGTTCGACGGTGCCAACTCCGCGCTGGTCAACGTCGTCGGTGGCCCCGACATGTCCATCGAAGAAGCCGAGGGCGTCGTCGAGGAGATCTACGACCGGATCGACCCCGACGCTCGCATCATCTGGGGCGCGAGCGTCAACCAGGAGTTCGAGGGGAAGATGGAGACCATGATCGTCGTCACCGGCGTCGAGAGCCCGCAGATCTACGGCCAGAGCGAGGCCGAACGCGAGAAGGCCGCCCAGCAACTCGGCGAAGACATCGACTACGTCGAGTAG
- the pabB gene encoding aminodeoxychorismate synthase, component I — translation MPTVVTDRDAFRSIAADAGPAARVPVEVRVTVSDPFAAYRRARDGDGAGGVYLGTTGGQSGWGYFATMPADFHEVGPGEADSLAALADAVDADDLARGDCDVPYPCGVIGWLSYDVARELETLPDDALRDRALPRLQLATYDRIAAWEEPRGDEVTLRVTACPRLDEFERPALAYEFGRQHALELARAAVDGDPSVGDPPSAADDARFESDCTPEEYADRVRAVQDAVRDGDTFQANVSQRLVASAAVHPVAAFDALRTVNPAPYSALVEFPGVDLVSASPELLLHRDGGVVETEPIAGTRPRGDTPEDDADLEAELLDDEKERAEHAMLVDLERNDLGKVSQFGSVEVTDYRRVDRYSEVMHLVSKVEGRLRDGMDLADAVAAVFPGGTITGAPKPRTMEIIDELEATRRGPYTGSVGIFGFDDRATLNILIRTLVRYESRYYLRVGAGIVHDSVPRKEYDETLAKGRALINAVDEALDADAEMTVEAER, via the coding sequence ATGCCTACTGTCGTCACCGACAGGGACGCGTTCCGCTCGATCGCCGCCGACGCTGGTCCCGCGGCCCGCGTTCCCGTCGAGGTTCGCGTCACCGTCTCGGATCCGTTCGCCGCCTATCGGCGCGCACGCGACGGCGACGGGGCCGGCGGCGTCTACCTCGGGACGACCGGCGGCCAGTCCGGCTGGGGTTATTTCGCGACGATGCCAGCTGATTTCCACGAGGTCGGCCCCGGCGAGGCCGACTCGCTGGCCGCCCTGGCCGACGCCGTCGACGCCGACGACCTCGCGCGTGGCGACTGCGACGTTCCGTATCCGTGTGGGGTGATCGGGTGGCTCTCCTACGATGTGGCCCGCGAACTGGAGACACTGCCCGACGACGCGCTCCGTGATCGTGCGCTCCCGCGCCTCCAGCTCGCGACCTACGACCGGATCGCCGCCTGGGAGGAGCCCCGCGGCGACGAGGTCACACTCCGCGTGACCGCCTGTCCGCGCCTCGACGAGTTCGAACGGCCGGCGCTGGCCTACGAGTTCGGCCGCCAGCACGCGCTGGAGCTGGCCAGGGCGGCCGTCGACGGCGATCCGTCGGTCGGCGACCCGCCTTCGGCGGCCGACGACGCGCGGTTCGAGAGCGACTGCACGCCCGAGGAGTACGCCGACCGCGTGCGGGCCGTCCAGGACGCTGTCCGTGACGGCGACACCTTCCAGGCAAACGTCTCCCAGCGCCTCGTCGCCTCGGCGGCCGTCCACCCCGTCGCGGCCTTCGACGCCCTCCGGACGGTCAATCCGGCCCCCTACTCGGCGCTGGTGGAGTTCCCGGGCGTGGATCTCGTGAGCGCCAGCCCCGAGCTGCTGCTCCACCGCGACGGTGGGGTGGTCGAGACGGAGCCGATCGCCGGCACGCGCCCGCGAGGTGACACGCCAGAAGACGACGCCGACCTCGAAGCGGAGCTACTCGACGACGAGAAAGAGCGGGCCGAACACGCGATGTTGGTCGATCTCGAACGCAACGACCTCGGCAAGGTCAGTCAGTTCGGCAGCGTCGAGGTGACCGACTACCGGCGGGTCGACCGCTACTCCGAAGTGATGCACCTCGTCTCGAAGGTCGAGGGCCGCCTGCGCGACGGGATGGACCTCGCCGACGCCGTCGCCGCCGTCTTCCCCGGCGGGACGATCACTGGTGCCCCCAAGCCCCGGACGATGGAGATCATCGACGAACTGGAAGCGACCCGACGCGGCCCCTACACCGGTTCGGTCGGGATCTTCGGGTTCGACGACCGGGCGACGCTGAACATCCTCATCCGGACGCTGGTGCGCTACGAGTCCCGGTACTACCTCCGGGTGGGCGCGGGAATCGTTCACGACTCCGTCCCCCGCAAGGAGTACGACGAGACCCTCGCGAAGGGGCGGGCACTGATCAACGCCGTCGACGAGGCACTCGACGCCGACGCCGAGATGACCGTGGAGGCCGAGCGATGA